AAAATAAATGCCTTCTGGTAGGAAGGCATTTAGAGCGAAAGACGAGATTCGAACTCGCGACCCCGACCTTGGCAAGGTCGTGCTCTACCAACTGAGCTACTTTCGCAAATTAATACATGGTGTTGTATTCCTTTGGGGTTGCAAATATAGAAATATAAATATCACTATCAAAAATAATTTTATTTTTTTGCTTTAAAAAGTGTGTCAATGGGCCTTTTGCGCTGAATAACAAGGAGTAATCAGTATGTTTTTTATGATTGTAATTTAAAAATTGTAACATATTTTTAAATCTGGCCTGCATGGAGATAAACCATTAAGCATATTTCGCCATTCATATTTATTTAAAAGTGCTGCTATAGAAAGTCGGATTTGTACAAAATAAAGTCTGATGGAGACAATCCTAAGGCTATAAATTTATCTATTTTCGAATAATTATGGCCAAAACAGCCTGTGCTGTGGGCCATTGCCGAAAACCTTTTTAACCAAATATAACAGTGGTTGTCATTGTATAACCTGCTAAGTTTCTAAAATCAGATGATGTTCAAACAAAAAATAAAAATTACTGCAACAGGGCTTGTATTAATGTTCATGAGTTATTCTTTAGCTGTAAAGAGCCAGGTGATGGGCGATGCAGAAAGAAAATCGATGGAAAAAGGAGCAATCTACCCATCATTAAAGGGCGGAGGAGAAGGCGTATCGGGGCCAGGTTCCAATCTTTCAGCCGAAAAGATGAAATGGTGGGAAGATCAGAAATTTGGAATGTTCATCCATTGGGTTTATATGCAATCCCGGCAAGTGGGAATGGACCATGTTTAACGAAAAGATACCGGCTGAGGAATATGCTAAACTAGCTACTCAGTTTAATCCGAAGCATTTTAGCGGTGCAACGTGGGCAAAGGTAGCCAAAGAAGCCGGAATGAAATATATGGTTATGGTTGCCAGGCACCATGATGGTTTTGCACTTTGGAATAGCCCTTCGAGTTATAAACACTTTAATAGTTGGGAAACTGCAGCCCATCGCGATTTTGTAAAAGAGTATACCGATGCATGCCGTAAGGCAGGTCTTTATGTAGGCCTTTATTACTCACCACTGGATTGGCGCTTTCCTGGTTATTTTGATCCTAAAGGACTTCCTGAAAATGCGGCGTTGCTTAAGAAACAGACTTATGGACAGGTAGAAGAGCTAATGAAAAACTACGGCAAAATAGATATTCTGTGGTACGATGGAGGCTGGCTGGCCCATAAGGGTAGCGATGCTGACGCCGCTTGGTTTTGGGAACCGTTAAAACTTAATGCTATGGTACGTAGTTATAACCCCGATGTAGTAATCAATCCCAGATCTGGAATGCTTGGAGATTTCCAGACCGACGAAGGTGGAGGAGATGTTAAAGGACCTATTATTCCTTTCCCATGGGAAAAAAACCTGAACCTTAACGAAACAAGCTGGGGATACAACAAAGCGCAGAATCTGATGCCTTTGAAACGGGTTATAGATATGCTGGTGAATACAGTAGACCGTGGCGGAAATATGTTGTTAAATGTTGGACCAGATCCTGATGGTGTTATTCCACCTACCCACGTACAGCGCTTGAAAGAAGTGGGGAATGGTTAGCTAAAAATGGTGAAGGAATATATGGAACGCGTCCTGGGCCTTTTCAACCTGTTGATGGCTTTTATGGTGCTACATATAAAGGCAATAATATATATATCCACCTCCTGAAAGCTCCGGTAGGCACTACTACGATTAAATTACCAGCAATTAAGCAGACCATTACCGCATGTACCATAATACATGGTAAAAATATTAAATTTCAGCAGGATGCAGCAGGTATCACGCTTGATCTGGCTGGGGTACAGTTAGATCCAGTAGTAACTACCTTGGTGTTAAAAACAAAAAACAAGTAGCTGCTATGAATATTTCGAATGGTCGAATTAAAATTCTGCTTATTGCTTTATTGATAGGCTGTTACAATTTATCGTTTTCAAATGGCGTACATCCATTAACTGATACGTTATTTAATGGCAAAAGATTAATTGATACTGATGGAAAGCCAGTTAATGCCCATGGTGCAGGTGTATTGTACCACAAAGGCGTTTATTACCTTTTTGGTGAGGTAAAGAAAGGTAAAACGTGGCTTGTTCCAAAGCAGAATTGGGAAGATTTCCGGGTTCCGGCCGGAGGCGTTTCATGTTATTCTTCTACAGATCTTAAACACTGGAAAAACAGGGGGTGGTTTTAAAGCCTAGCACAAACAATCCTGGTTACGACCTCGATACAGGGAGGGTTATTGAAAGGCCCAAGGTGATTTATAACGAACGCACTAAGAAATTTGTGATGTGGATGCACATCGATAAGAATGACTATAGTTATTCCAGGGGAGGGGTTGCGATAAGCGATAACCCTTTTGGTCCTTATAAATACCTGGGGAGTGTTGCACCTAACAATCAGATGTTAAGAGATATGACTTTGTATAAAGATGATGATGGAAAAGCTTATCTTATTTATTCGTCTGAAAATAACAACACCATGCATGTTTGTTTGCTAAGCGATGATTATTTGACACCAACAAAAACTTATACGCGGATATTGGATGACAAAGGAAGGGAAAGCCCGGCTATTTTTAAAAACAAAGGCAAATATTTTTTAATTACCTCTGGCTGTACCGGTTGGTCGCCTAATGCGGCTTCTTATGCTGTTGCAGATCATATCATGGGGCCATGGGTAGAACGTGAAAATCCATGCAAAGGATTAAACGCCAATGTGTCGTTTTTTTCGCAGGGCGCATTTGTACTGCCAGTAGCTAACAAACCAGGCAAATTTATTTTCATGGCCGATAGGTGGAATAAAACAGACCTGGAGAAATCAACATATTTATGGCTTCCGATTCGTGTCAATAATGATGAAATAGAAATTTATAATCATGATAAGCGATAATTAAAGATCGTTTTTTAGTTAGCAACACCTATTACTACTTTGGTCCATCAATGTAATTTCACTTAATAAACATAGCGCTTTATTTATTTAGCGGATATCGGAAACACATAAGTGTTTCCGATATTGATGCTATTCATTTGTAACCTTTATAGCTGTATCAATGCAAATTCCACTCCCAGATACCAGCCACTCCATTCAAAATTTTTATCCTAACATAACGGCATTTGATATGTAATTGATCTACATGTGGCGATTGAACTTTAATTTCGCTGTGGCCTCCGCTTTTTTGCCACGATTTTCCGTCTATCGATGTTTCAAGCAGGTAGGCATGGCCTGCCGTTGGGCGAACAAAATAAACTTTGCTTAAACTTACAGACTTTATTTTTCCTAAATCTGCCACTATCCAGCCTGCTGAATCTTTCTCTTTTGCCATCCAGCGCGAACCATTGGAGCCATCAAAGGCAAATTTAGGATCGAAAAACTCTTCTCGTTTAAACGATGGGTCTTTAATAGGTTTAATTTTTATCGAATCTGCTATACTTGAGGCATCAGCATTACTGACTTTCAATTGCTTTGGCTGCCTGCTTTTCGCGAGCTCGCCAACGCCGTCGAGGTTTACATCTACAGGATTAATGGTCCCGTCGCTGGCAAATGTTAATGGGCTAACGTAAGTTTGCCGGTTGGTGCTCCCCCTCCCAAACTCTAAAAATGCAATATAGTATTTGTCCGTTCCTTCTAAATTAAAAACAGAACCGTGCCCTGGGCCAAATAGCCCTTTTTCATAATTGGATGTCGTAATGATATCATTTTTTGGAAAGGTATAGGGGCCTAAAGGCGATACTTTACTCATGATATAAGCGTACTGGTATTTCTCATCTCCGCCTATGGTATATAAATAGTAATAAATGCCTTTCCTTTTAAAGAAGATCGGCCCTTCAGAATACTGCGTTCTGGGAGTCGAAATTACCTGTACCGCCGAGTCTACAGTAATCATATCAGGCATCAATTTCGCTGCATGCCTGGTATTCCAGAACACATAGGCCTGTTTATCATCGTCAACAAATATTTCTGCATCAATGCCATTTGGCTTTTTGGTCTGTAATAATGTCGAAGGCGTATAAGGTTTAGACCATTCATCCTTGCCCCGGGCGAGTTTAAAAGGCCCTTCCGGTTTGTCGGCAACTGCAGGGTACATGTAACCATTAACAGTAGGGTAGATATAGAATTTGCCATTTGCCTGAACAACTTTGCTAGGTGCCCAATATAATTCTTTAACAGCTGATGGAAAGTATGTACCTTCAAAGCTCCAATTAACGAAATCGGTTGATTTCCAGAGCACAGGAGGACCTGAAGATTTCAGTCCTCTGCCATAGCCATCTGTAGTGGCATAACAATAAAATACGCCATTGATCTGTTGAATACTTGCGTCTGCAATCATATCGGGAACCAGCGGTTTGCCAAATGGATTTCTATTCTGAGCCTTTATTGAGGCCGATATACTCAATATCAAAAATATGGATAAGAGTGTTTTGTTAATCATTGTATTTATCTAAATATTGTATTATATATGAACAACTGGATTTGCTTCTCGCATTACGTTAAAATCTGTTTTAACTTAATTTAAGATCAATCTGTACTCAAGCTGACACAATTTTAATAGACATATACTCTTTATACTATTAATTTGGCGAATAATACCAAATTATATAACAAGTTCATAAAATTATATAAAGTTCTTACCACAGAAAAACGTTACTTGCGATTATGAAAGTCATTGCCTTTTTTATGGTTATCTGCATGAGCCTGGTTTCAGTTGTCACGGGAACAGTACAGGCTATACAATACGATAAAGAGCCAAAATGCTGTATGCTATCAGGTATGGCTAAGCCATGCAATCCGCATAAAAGTAATAAGGTAACGGGCATGTGTTTGACTAAACTATGCTGCAATGTATCAGGATTCACAATAAACAAAGTGGTTCAAATAGCACAAACGGTTCCAGTAGAAGTTAAAAACTGCTCAGTTAATCCAGTGTGTGAAAACACAATTGATTTTTCATTTTCATTCTGGCACCCGCCGAAGGTAGTGTTGATATAAATAAACTAAAATTAACGCCGGTTTTTTTATCACAATAATAAAAATATTCAAATGAAAAAGTTCCTTATCATCACATCAATGGTGTTGATCAGCCTATCTACATATACATTTGCAGGTAACACGCCATGCTGCAATCGTAAAATGAACAATTGTACCAAATGCTCAAAATCCTGTACAAAAGGTGTATGTGAAGATTATTGCAGTAAACAATGCAAAGATACTGGTGGATGCAAGAAATGTAAATAATAATAAGGCCGGGAACTTTTCCCGGCTTTGCTGTTTGTAACAGCTTGTAGCCAAGTGATATGATCGAATCATTTAGATATGGTAATGCATCTTTCTGGCGAGTTAGTAGTCGCACGTAGGACTTATCTGCTGCAGAATAAATCGGTAGTTAAGAATGGAGGATCAAATCTTTGAAAATATCTTATTAAGCATTAAGTTGTTAACCCACTTATTATGGTGATTTACGTTAGGTAAATAACTAAATTTAAGCACGAGCAGATAAAAAACAGACACATGGAACATACTTATAAAATAACCGGAATGAGCTGTCAGGGCTGCCAAAGCAAAGTTGAAAATGCACTGAATACCATTGATGGCGTTTCTGCAAAGGTATCATTGGAGTCTGCTGAAGCCGTCATAACAATGGAAAAACATGTTCCAACGGAAAAACTGCAGGAGGCTCTGTCTATCGCTGGACATTACAGCATTGAAATGCCTCCCCATGAAAAACATGTTATAAAAGCGACTGAAAATACAGATCATAACCGTCATGAATTATCCCAAGGACAAAATCCAAGCGCTCGAAAGCTTGGTGATAATGAAGCTGGAGGATTATTTTATTGTCCGATGCACTGCGAAGGTGAGCGGACTTATGATAAGCCAGGTCATTGCCCTGTGTGCGGAATGGACCTGATAAAACAGCCCGTACTTAAGCATACGGCAAAATTTACCTGTCCTATGCATCCTGAGATCATCAGCGACAAACCAGGCGCATGCCCAATCTGCGGCATGGATCTGATCTCTACCGGAACGAATCGGGAAGAGGAAGATAAAACTTATGAAACCCTGCTCAAAAAATTCCAGGTAGCTACAATTTTTACTGTTCCCATTTTTGTTATTGCCATGACAGAAATGCTTCCGAATAATCCCTTGTTTGATCTAGTGGAACTTAAATACTGGAACTGGGTTCAGTTTGTGCTTTCTATTCCGGTGGTTTTTTATGCCGCTTGGATGTTTTTTCAGCGGGCATGGCAATCTATAATGACCTGGAAGCTAAATATGTTTACCCTGATAGGAATTGGTGCAGGCGCAGCCTGGATCTTTAGTCTTGTTGCCCTTATTTTTCCTGGTGTTTTTCCAGATCAGTTTAAAACACATCATGGCACCATCTTCGTTTATTTTGAGGCAGCAACAGTGATACTTACATTGGTGCTACTTGGTCAGCTTTTGGAAGCCCGTGCCCATGGTAAAACCAACAGTGCCATTAAGGAACTACTGAAGCTGGCCCCGAATACAGCAACAAAAGTAGTTGGGGATAGGGAAACAACAGTATCTATTGATGACATCCACAAAGGAGACTTGTTGAGGGTAAAGCCTGGTGAAAAAATCCCGGTAGACGGTAGTATTAAAACAGGGGAAGCATTAATTGATGAATCTATGATTTCCGGCGAACCCATTCCTGTGGAAAAAAACACCGGAGACAAGGTGAGTTCGGGCACGATCAATGGAAATAAAACATTTGTCATGCTTGCGGAGAAGGTAGGCTCAGAAACACTTTTGTCACAGATCATCGAAATGGTGAATTCGGCAAGCCGCTCGAAAGCGCCCATCCAAAAAATGGCGGATAAAATCTCGGGTTATTTCGTGCCTGTTGTAGTATTGATTTCCATTGCAACGTTTGTGGTATGGGCAATATATGGCCCCGATCCAGCCTACGTTTATGCTTTTGTAAATGCAATCGCAGTATTGATTATCGCATGTCCATGTGCGCTGGGCCTTGCTACTCCAATGTCGGTAATGGTAGGAGTGGGTAAGGGCGCCCAGTCTGGTATACTGATCAAGAATGCCGAATCTCTTGAAAAAATGAATGCAATTGATATCGTGGTTATCGACAAAACTGGTACGGTAACCGAAGGTAAACCTTCGGTAGAAAAAGTGGTCAGTGTAAATCCTGATTTTACAGAGAAGGATATGCTTGAAAAAATTATGGCTTTGAATAGCAGCAGCGAACATCCATTGGCCCATGCAACTTTACGTTATGGAGAAGAAAACAAAATAGATATTAAACCCATATCAAACTTTGAGGCGATTACAGGAAAGGGGGTAATGGGTAGTTTGGGGCGGAAAAACTAGCTTTTGGGAACCAAAAGTTAATGGAACATGTTAAAGCGACAA
The nucleotide sequence above comes from Pedobacter riviphilus. Encoded proteins:
- a CDS encoding alpha-L-fucosidase translates to MFNEKIPAEEYAKLATQFNPKHFSGATWAKVAKEAGMKYMVMVARHHDGFALWNSPSSYKHFNSWETAAHRDFVKEYTDACRKAGLYVGLYYSPLDWRFPGYFDPKGLPENAALLKKQTYGQVEELMKNYGKIDILWYDGGWLAHKGSDADAAWFWEPLKLNAMVRSYNPDVVINPRSGMLGDFQTDEGGGDVKGPIIPFPWEKNLNLNETSWGYNKAQNLMPLKRVIDMLVNTVDRGGNMLLNVGPDPDGVIPPTHVQRLKEVGNG
- a CDS encoding glycoside hydrolase family 43 protein; translated protein: MVLKPSTNNPGYDLDTGRVIERPKVIYNERTKKFVMWMHIDKNDYSYSRGGVAISDNPFGPYKYLGSVAPNNQMLRDMTLYKDDDGKAYLIYSSENNNTMHVCLLSDDYLTPTKTYTRILDDKGRESPAIFKNKGKYFLITSGCTGWSPNAASYAVADHIMGPWVERENPCKGLNANVSFFSQGAFVLPVANKPGKFIFMADRWNKTDLEKSTYLWLPIRVNNDEIEIYNHDKR
- a CDS encoding family 43 glycosylhydrolase, translated to MINKTLLSIFLILSISASIKAQNRNPFGKPLVPDMIADASIQQINGVFYCYATTDGYGRGLKSSGPPVLWKSTDFVNWSFEGTYFPSAVKELYWAPSKVVQANGKFYIYPTVNGYMYPAVADKPEGPFKLARGKDEWSKPYTPSTLLQTKKPNGIDAEIFVDDDKQAYVFWNTRHAAKLMPDMITVDSAVQVISTPRTQYSEGPIFFKRKGIYYYLYTIGGDEKYQYAYIMSKVSPLGPYTFPKNDIITTSNYEKGLFGPGHGSVFNLEGTDKYYIAFLEFGRGSTNRQTYVSPLTFASDGTINPVDVNLDGVGELAKSRQPKQLKVSNADASSIADSIKIKPIKDPSFKREEFFDPKFAFDGSNGSRWMAKEKDSAGWIVADLGKIKSVSLSKVYFVRPTAGHAYLLETSIDGKSWQKSGGHSEIKVQSPHVDQLHIKCRYVRIKILNGVAGIWEWNLH
- a CDS encoding heavy metal translocating P-type ATPase; translation: MEHTYKITGMSCQGCQSKVENALNTIDGVSAKVSLESAEAVITMEKHVPTEKLQEALSIAGHYSIEMPPHEKHVIKATENTDHNRHELSQGQNPSARKLGDNEAGGLFYCPMHCEGERTYDKPGHCPVCGMDLIKQPVLKHTAKFTCPMHPEIISDKPGACPICGMDLISTGTNREEEDKTYETLLKKFQVATIFTVPIFVIAMTEMLPNNPLFDLVELKYWNWVQFVLSIPVVFYAAWMFFQRAWQSIMTWKLNMFTLIGIGAGAAWIFSLVALIFPGVFPDQFKTHHGTIFVYFEAATVILTLVLLGQLLEARAHGKTNSAIKELLKLAPNTATKVVGDRETTVSIDDIHKGDLLRVKPGEKIPVDGSIKTGEALIDESMISGEPIPVEKNTGDKVSSGTINGNKTFVMLAEKVGSETLLSQIIEMVNSASRSKAPIQKMADKISGYFVPVVVLISIATFVVWAIYGPDPAYVYAFVNAIAVLIIACPCALGLATPMSVMVGVGKGAQSGILIKNAESLEKMNAIDIVVIDKTGTVTEGKPSVEKVVSVNPDFTEKDMLEKIMALNSSSEHPLAHATLRYGEENKIDIKPISNFEAITGKGVMGSLGRKN